A part of Chitinimonas koreensis genomic DNA contains:
- a CDS encoding GspH/FimT family pseudopilin produces MKPAIVTLRAGQAGFSLIEAMTVIGILAVIYAIAAPAMTAYVSNAQVAGLSAEIVTAMRVARAEAIRSGRDVTFCAADAASGTNAGKCSGASGWAWKNGWLVVDNGGTVLKKSGPLDGYTFSDPTSGASYRALFKGAVGTASGTVPALTVCRKGAARTISLTRSGLPAPRARRRAAERSR; encoded by the coding sequence ATGAAGCCGGCCATCGTGACCCTGCGCGCCGGCCAGGCCGGCTTCTCGCTGATCGAGGCCATGACGGTGATCGGCATCCTGGCGGTGATCTACGCGATCGCCGCGCCCGCGATGACGGCTTACGTCAGCAATGCGCAGGTGGCAGGGCTGAGCGCCGAGATCGTCACCGCGATGCGGGTGGCGCGGGCCGAGGCGATCCGCTCGGGCCGGGACGTCACCTTCTGCGCGGCCGACGCGGCCAGCGGCACCAATGCCGGCAAGTGCAGCGGCGCCTCGGGCTGGGCCTGGAAGAACGGCTGGCTGGTGGTCGACAACGGCGGCACGGTGCTGAAGAAATCGGGCCCGCTGGACGGCTACACCTTCAGCGATCCGACCTCCGGCGCGTCCTACCGCGCGCTGTTCAAGGGCGCGGTCGGCACCGCCAGCGGCACCGTGCCGGCGCTCACCGTCTGCCGCAAGGGCGCGGCGCGGACCATCAGCCTGACCCGCAGCGGCCTGCCAGCGCCGCGAGCGCGACGCCGAGCTGCTGAGCGATCCCGATGA
- a CDS encoding pilus assembly protein has protein sequence MPSSGKSSVTVVGGSKVYGRRVQVRVCDRNTTTSLPNEANCQSYKVGTVTAYKPVGEIQNNYELLRMGLFSYRRDGYAYGGVMRSPVKDMGLRYFSPAQNAYLDNAGAEWDAYGRFRYNPDPALTASTASAYTDGALNSGIINHINRFGATGNYKSYDPMGTMVAEIARYFRGEKTPDPDYVGSTTATQADGFPVIKDWSVAAPADYSSTADAQQGPIRYPACQRNFLLSFGDDNTWGSASSATDWTGSNYPLTSLPKSATESRTLEQWTADVLAMEKSAASNPDAKTPEYARYDVMGMLGVSYWLNQYGLKSDGKTPFRVKTYVVDVNESTGNNLNVRRLWTAAKYGGFDDSETTAKTGDYAWLSTGDHNPNTCADGSACTTEWYDPNKGTYQSQKLASTYTLVSSPALMASGIRAMFRQIAGESSAVGTVAASSGSSLSTDTAIYRAGYKPGTWVGTLEQLAVDPASGQYTQTNWEAGALLTARTTERVMLTYDSAIGQGIPFAWNSLTAAQKTVLKQNPQTDEVESDADGQLRLAYLRGSQTGGKRSYEMSQGGRFRDRDSLLGDIVDSSPVMVSLAGSQGVAVGSNDGMLHLFDTSGQEKLAYLPNLSFGKLNQLTAPGYSHSYFVDGGLASYSAGSSSYLAGGLGYGARGVFVLDLSNSANFAETSANPLALLEYGAADDVNVGHVFGAPQYATLQDGNLAIVFGNGHNAADYKGRLYILYLTRSAGKWSGSKKVIETNAGSAAAPAGLAQPVIVRDAAGRAKYAYAGDMQGNLWKFDLSTASAADWKVAFGGNPLYVAKDAAGTRQPITAQPQVVTKGTDSPDIWIAFQTGKYLEKADTLATASQVQTAYVIKEQATAITSSRTQLTAQGVAAESADGYDRTTSTAPDSQRNDLVGWYFDFPDRGERGVSAPSILLTRKEPYVLFPSMVPADTTVDACAPGVEGRLTVFNLLTGQAPAKAVFDINGDNKVDSSDKLSNRQTVSSVGVVKLSDAASGGGGSSGDCRKGYAVNAIKGCTTESTGDCTWLVDPVSGKQICLHFGSVVAPVAWREILQ, from the coding sequence GTGCCGAGCAGCGGCAAGAGCAGCGTGACGGTAGTGGGCGGCAGCAAGGTCTACGGCCGGCGGGTGCAGGTCCGCGTCTGCGACCGCAACACCACCACCAGCCTGCCCAACGAGGCCAACTGCCAGAGCTACAAGGTCGGGACGGTGACCGCCTACAAGCCGGTCGGCGAGATCCAGAACAACTACGAGCTGCTGCGCATGGGCCTGTTCAGCTACCGCCGCGACGGCTACGCCTACGGCGGGGTGATGCGCAGCCCGGTGAAGGACATGGGCCTGCGCTACTTCTCGCCGGCGCAGAACGCCTACCTCGACAACGCCGGCGCCGAATGGGATGCCTACGGCCGCTTCAGGTACAACCCCGACCCGGCGCTGACCGCATCCACCGCCAGCGCCTACACCGACGGCGCGCTCAACAGCGGCATCATCAACCACATCAACCGCTTCGGCGCGACCGGCAACTACAAGAGCTACGACCCCATGGGCACCATGGTGGCCGAGATCGCCCGCTATTTCCGCGGCGAGAAGACGCCCGATCCGGACTACGTCGGCAGCACCACCGCCACCCAGGCCGACGGCTTCCCGGTCATCAAGGACTGGAGCGTCGCCGCGCCGGCCGACTATTCCAGCACCGCCGACGCGCAGCAGGGGCCGATCCGCTACCCGGCCTGCCAGCGCAACTTCCTGCTCTCGTTCGGCGACGACAACACCTGGGGCAGTGCCAGCAGCGCGACCGACTGGACCGGCTCGAACTACCCGCTGACCTCGCTGCCGAAATCGGCGACCGAAAGCCGCACGCTCGAGCAGTGGACCGCCGACGTGCTCGCCATGGAGAAGAGCGCCGCCTCGAATCCCGACGCCAAGACGCCGGAATACGCGCGCTACGACGTGATGGGCATGCTCGGCGTGAGCTACTGGCTCAACCAGTACGGGCTCAAGAGCGACGGCAAGACGCCGTTCCGGGTCAAGACCTACGTGGTCGACGTGAACGAATCGACCGGCAACAACCTGAACGTGCGGCGGCTTTGGACCGCGGCCAAGTACGGCGGCTTCGACGATTCGGAGACCACCGCCAAGACCGGCGACTACGCCTGGCTGTCGACCGGCGACCACAATCCGAACACCTGCGCCGACGGCAGCGCCTGCACCACCGAGTGGTACGACCCGAACAAGGGGACCTACCAGTCGCAGAAGCTGGCCAGCACCTACACCCTGGTCTCCAGCCCGGCGCTGATGGCCAGCGGCATCCGCGCGATGTTCCGCCAGATCGCCGGCGAGTCGTCGGCGGTCGGCACCGTCGCGGCCAGCTCGGGCAGCAGCCTGAGCACCGATACGGCGATCTACCGCGCCGGCTACAAGCCCGGCACCTGGGTCGGCACGCTCGAGCAGTTGGCGGTCGACCCGGCCAGCGGCCAGTACACCCAGACCAACTGGGAAGCCGGCGCGCTGCTGACGGCGCGCACCACCGAGCGCGTGATGCTGACCTACGACAGCGCGATCGGGCAGGGCATCCCGTTCGCCTGGAATTCGCTGACCGCGGCGCAGAAGACCGTGCTGAAGCAGAACCCGCAGACCGACGAGGTCGAGAGCGACGCCGACGGCCAACTGCGGCTCGCCTACCTGCGCGGCAGCCAGACCGGCGGCAAGCGCAGCTACGAGATGAGCCAGGGCGGCCGCTTCCGCGACCGCGATTCGCTGCTCGGCGACATCGTCGACTCGAGCCCGGTGATGGTGAGCCTGGCCGGCAGCCAGGGCGTCGCGGTCGGCAGCAACGACGGCATGCTGCACCTGTTCGACACCAGCGGGCAGGAGAAGCTGGCCTACCTGCCCAACCTGAGCTTCGGCAAGCTCAACCAGCTGACCGCGCCGGGCTACAGCCACAGCTATTTCGTCGACGGCGGGCTGGCCAGCTACAGCGCGGGCAGCAGCAGCTACCTGGCCGGCGGGCTGGGCTACGGCGCGCGCGGGGTGTTCGTGCTCGATCTGTCGAACAGCGCCAATTTCGCCGAGACCTCGGCCAATCCGCTGGCCCTGCTCGAGTACGGCGCCGCCGACGACGTCAATGTCGGCCATGTCTTCGGCGCGCCGCAATACGCCACGCTGCAGGACGGCAACCTCGCCATCGTGTTCGGCAACGGCCACAACGCGGCCGACTACAAGGGCCGGCTCTACATCCTTTACCTGACGCGTTCGGCCGGCAAATGGTCGGGCAGCAAGAAGGTGATCGAGACCAACGCCGGCAGCGCCGCGGCGCCGGCGGGCCTGGCCCAGCCGGTGATCGTCCGCGATGCCGCCGGCCGCGCCAAGTACGCCTACGCCGGCGACATGCAGGGCAATCTGTGGAAGTTCGACCTGTCGACAGCCAGCGCCGCCGACTGGAAGGTCGCCTTCGGCGGCAACCCGCTCTACGTCGCCAAGGACGCCGCGGGCACGCGCCAGCCGATCACCGCCCAGCCGCAGGTGGTCACCAAGGGCACCGACAGCCCCGACATCTGGATCGCCTTCCAGACCGGCAAGTACCTGGAGAAGGCCGACACGCTGGCGACCGCCTCGCAGGTCCAGACCGCCTACGTGATCAAGGAGCAGGCCACGGCGATCACCAGCTCGCGCACGCAGCTGACCGCCCAGGGCGTGGCGGCCGAATCGGCCGACGGCTACGACCGCACCACCAGCACGGCGCCGGACAGCCAGCGCAACGACCTGGTCGGCTGGTACTTCGACTTTCCCGACCGCGGCGAGCGCGGCGTGTCGGCGCCGTCGATCCTGCTGACGCGCAAGGAACCCTATGTGCTGTTCCCGTCGATGGTGCCGGCCGACACCACCGTGGACGCCTGCGCACCCGGCGTCGAAGGGCGGCTGACGGTATTCAACCTGTTGACCGGGCAGGCGCCGGCCAAGGCCGTCTTCGACATCAACGGCGACAACAAGGTCGACAGCAGCGACAAGCTCAGCAACCGGCAGACCGTGAGCAGCGTCGGGGTGGTGAAGCTCAGCGACGCGGCCAGCGGGGGCGGCGGCAGCAGCGGCGATTGCCGCAAGGGCTATGCCGTCAACGCCATCAAGGGCTGCACCACCGAGAGCACGGGCGACTGCACCTGGCTAGTCGATCCGGTCAGCGGCAAGCAGATCTGCCTGCACTTCGGGAGCGTGGTCGCACCGGTGGCCTGGCGCGAGATCCTGCAATGA
- a CDS encoding BON domain-containing protein, with translation MRAPRSLSCRLAAAAAAAFVAAGAAALADDNPFDDPFEQAVRGDAACPAPKRPVLDEADLRREAHQRHERGVSCWLARQCEEGGPYKHDHATNAAVVAAIRADARFARSSIWVETLRGYVTLHGCLRSRREQRALEAVIKPLPRVVQVWNHTRVGRHTH, from the coding sequence ATGCGCGCGCCGCGCTCCCTGTCGTGCCGGCTGGCCGCTGCGGCGGCTGCCGCCTTCGTGGCGGCCGGCGCGGCCGCGCTCGCCGACGACAACCCGTTCGACGATCCGTTCGAGCAGGCGGTCCGCGGCGACGCGGCCTGTCCGGCGCCGAAGCGGCCGGTGCTGGACGAGGCCGACCTGCGGCGCGAGGCGCACCAGCGCCACGAGCGCGGGGTGAGCTGCTGGCTGGCCCGCCAGTGCGAGGAGGGTGGCCCCTACAAGCACGACCACGCGACCAACGCGGCGGTGGTGGCCGCCATCCGCGCCGATGCGCGCTTCGCCCGCAGCAGCATCTGGGTCGAGACGCTGCGAGGCTACGTCACGCTGCACGGCTGCCTGCGCAGCCGGCGCGAGCAGCGCGCGCTCGAGGCGGTGATCAAGCCGCTGCCGCGCGTGGTGCAGGTGTGGAACCACACGCGGGTCGGCCGGCACACGCATTGA
- a CDS encoding aminotransferase-like domain-containing protein produces the protein MFSERIDRLQGSLVREILAVASQPDMISFAGGLPAPEAMPKLDFDGLPANLSQYGPSEGEKWLREAVAAEMSRNGVPVTADNILILTGSQQGLDLSAKLFVDHGTPVLVEAPTFLAAVQCFGLYGARFVEVGLTPHGPDLDELERKIVGEKPRFAYLIPTFQNPSGVCYDEATRRRVAELFDQHNVVLLEDEPYRELVYDDCDRAPICARLEKAPWVHFGTFSKTAIPGLRVAYLACDERLMPHFYKLKQAADLHTNRQGQWAMHKLLTSAEYPAHIARLREFYHQKRDIMAAALDRHFHDLADWTIPPGGLFFWLKLRADIDSYGLLQPALDRKVAFMPGKPFYANPRVSNELRLNFSHASPDKIEEGVKTLAEVIRAHL, from the coding sequence ATGTTCTCCGAACGTATCGACCGTCTGCAGGGTTCCCTGGTGCGCGAGATCCTCGCCGTCGCCAGCCAGCCCGACATGATCTCCTTCGCCGGCGGCCTGCCGGCGCCCGAAGCGATGCCCAAGCTCGACTTCGACGGCCTGCCCGCCAACCTGAGCCAGTACGGCCCGAGCGAGGGCGAGAAGTGGCTGCGCGAGGCGGTGGCGGCCGAGATGAGCCGCAACGGCGTGCCGGTCACCGCCGACAACATCCTGATCCTGACCGGCTCGCAGCAGGGCCTGGACCTGTCGGCCAAGCTGTTCGTCGACCACGGCACGCCGGTGCTGGTCGAGGCGCCGACCTTCCTCGCCGCGGTGCAGTGCTTCGGCCTCTACGGCGCGCGCTTCGTCGAAGTCGGCCTGACCCCGCACGGCCCCGATCTGGACGAGCTCGAGCGCAAGATCGTCGGCGAGAAGCCGCGCTTCGCCTACCTGATCCCCACCTTCCAGAATCCGTCGGGCGTCTGCTACGACGAGGCCACGCGCCGCCGCGTGGCCGAGCTGTTCGACCAGCACAACGTGGTGCTGCTCGAGGACGAGCCCTACCGCGAGCTGGTCTACGACGACTGCGACCGCGCGCCGATCTGCGCCCGGCTCGAAAAGGCGCCGTGGGTGCACTTCGGCACCTTCTCCAAGACCGCCATCCCCGGCCTGCGCGTGGCCTACCTGGCCTGCGACGAGCGCCTGATGCCGCACTTCTACAAGCTCAAGCAGGCGGCCGACCTGCACACCAACCGCCAGGGCCAGTGGGCGATGCACAAGCTCCTGACCTCGGCCGAGTACCCGGCGCACATCGCCCGGCTGCGCGAGTTCTACCACCAGAAGCGCGACATCATGGCCGCCGCGCTCGACCGCCACTTCCACGACCTGGCCGACTGGACCATCCCGCCGGGCGGCCTGTTCTTCTGGCTGAAGCTGCGCGCCGACATCGACAGCTATGGCCTGCTGCAGCCCGCGCTCGACCGCAAGGTCGCCTTCATGCCGGGCAAGCCCTTCTACGCCAACCCGCGCGTGTCGAACGAGCTGCGGCTGAATTTCAGCCACGCCTCGCCCGACAAGATCGAGGAGGGCGTGAAGACGCTGGCCGAGGTGATCCGCGCCCACCTGTAA
- a CDS encoding WS/DGAT/MGAT family O-acyltransferase, whose product MLLNLFGSGREAMSAVDTAWLRMDRPTNLMVITGIMFFDGPMDFERLRHVMENRLLRYARFKQRVVRSGANAYWEDDPDFDIANHLHLVALPGAAGKAELEDFVNEHISAPLDFGKPLWQFHLVENYQGGAALVARIHHCIADGIALIQVLLGMTDREAEGDSAPAPRKSRFVAGEREPDDPFMRLYRPVAKMYAGVLKSYAKVLGTSYGLMMNPGKIAEYTQTGLGITQGLAKLAAMPADPRTKFKGKLSTAKRIAWSDSLPLMEVKHVGKALGCSLNDVLLSCVAGALRAYLVERGQKVDGLDIRASVPVNLRPESKLDRLGNYFGLVFLPLPIGVANPIERVYEVKRRMEEIKGGYDAIITLGLLSVVGALPNAVEQPAIEYFSTKSTAVMTNVPGPREPIYLAGTQVHDLQFWVPQSGEIGMGVSILSYNNRVNFGVMTDKKLVPEPARIIERFGREFETLVLATLLSVTDSPPDPELAELHLGLLRMQSEAGRAA is encoded by the coding sequence ATGCTGTTGAATCTATTCGGCTCGGGTCGCGAGGCGATGTCGGCGGTCGATACGGCCTGGCTGCGGATGGACCGGCCGACCAACCTGATGGTGATCACCGGCATCATGTTCTTCGACGGTCCGATGGACTTCGAACGGCTGCGCCACGTGATGGAGAACCGCCTGCTGCGCTACGCGCGCTTCAAGCAGCGGGTGGTGCGCAGCGGCGCCAACGCCTACTGGGAAGACGACCCGGACTTCGACATCGCCAACCACCTGCACCTGGTGGCCTTGCCGGGCGCGGCCGGCAAGGCCGAGCTCGAGGATTTCGTCAACGAGCACATCTCCGCCCCGCTCGATTTCGGCAAGCCGCTGTGGCAGTTCCACCTGGTGGAGAACTACCAGGGCGGCGCCGCGCTGGTGGCGCGCATCCACCACTGCATCGCCGACGGCATCGCCCTGATCCAGGTGCTGCTCGGGATGACCGACCGCGAAGCCGAGGGCGACAGCGCGCCGGCGCCCCGGAAATCGCGCTTCGTCGCCGGCGAGCGCGAGCCGGACGACCCGTTCATGCGGCTCTACCGGCCGGTGGCCAAGATGTACGCCGGGGTGCTCAAGAGCTACGCCAAGGTGCTGGGCACCAGCTACGGCCTGATGATGAATCCGGGCAAGATCGCCGAGTACACCCAGACCGGCCTCGGCATCACCCAGGGCCTGGCCAAGCTGGCGGCCATGCCGGCCGATCCGCGCACCAAGTTCAAGGGCAAGCTCTCGACCGCCAAGCGCATCGCCTGGTCCGATTCGCTGCCGCTGATGGAGGTGAAGCACGTCGGCAAGGCGCTCGGCTGCTCGCTCAACGACGTGCTGCTGTCCTGCGTGGCGGGCGCGCTGCGCGCCTATCTGGTGGAACGCGGCCAGAAGGTCGACGGCCTCGACATCCGCGCCTCGGTGCCGGTCAACCTGCGGCCGGAGAGCAAGCTCGACCGGCTCGGCAACTATTTCGGCCTGGTCTTCCTGCCGCTGCCGATCGGCGTGGCCAACCCGATCGAGCGCGTCTACGAGGTCAAGCGCCGGATGGAGGAGATCAAGGGCGGCTACGACGCGATCATCACGCTGGGCCTCCTGAGCGTGGTCGGCGCGCTGCCCAACGCGGTCGAGCAGCCGGCGATCGAGTACTTCAGCACCAAGTCGACCGCGGTGATGACCAACGTCCCCGGCCCGCGCGAGCCGATCTACCTGGCCGGCACCCAGGTGCACGACCTGCAGTTCTGGGTGCCGCAGTCGGGCGAGATCGGCATGGGCGTGTCGATCCTGTCGTACAACAACCGCGTCAATTTCGGCGTGATGACCGACAAGAAGCTGGTGCCCGAGCCGGCCCGCATCATCGAGCGCTTCGGCCGCGAATTCGAGACCCTGGTGCTGGCCACGCTGCTCAGCGTGACCGACAGCCCGCCCGATCCGGAACTGGCCGAGCTGCACCTGGGCCTGCTGCGCATGCAGAGCGAGGCGGGCAGGGCGGCCTGA
- a CDS encoding SDR family oxidoreductase has product MTYFVTGATGFIGSNLVQTLLKKRKGKIYALVRKESLEKFDKIKARWGRDADRVIPVAGELGKPRLGISDQDVAELKGKIKHFFHLAALYDLKATAEEQLEANVNGTRHAVQFAEAVEAGIFHHTSSIAAAGLYEGVFSEDMFDEAGKLNHPYFRTKHDSEGLVRKECKVPWRVYRPGIVVGSSQTGEIDKIDGPYYFFKVLQKMRRILPPWMPAIGIDGGRINIVPVDYVVEAMDHIAHLNGHNGKCFHLTDPDAKRVGEVLAIFAEAAHAPKLTVRVNPAIFGFIPSMVRQALTSLTPVRRVRDAVMKDLGLPPDVMNFVSYPTRFDSRQTQKLLAGTGIAVPRLEDYAWKLWDYWERHLDPDLFIDRSLTGVARNKVVLITGGSSGIGQASAMKLAAAGAKVIIVARDMEKLEATKKEIEAEGGQCFVYSCDLSSLEAIDGLAQQVLADHGHVDVLINNAGRSIRRAIENSYDRFHDFERTMQLNYFGSLRLTLALLPSMSARKSGQIINISSIGVLTNSPRFSAYVASKAALDAFTRCASSEFSDRGIYFTTINMPLVRTPMIAPTDIYKNMPFIISPDEAADMVAQAVIYKPVRVASGLGIFGQMIHALAPRVAQIIMNTAYRMFPDSSAAKGEKEGGRQELSADQLAFMQIMKGIHL; this is encoded by the coding sequence ATGACTTATTTCGTGACCGGCGCGACCGGCTTCATCGGCAGCAACCTGGTCCAGACCCTGCTGAAGAAGCGCAAGGGCAAGATCTATGCGCTGGTGCGCAAGGAATCGCTGGAAAAGTTCGACAAGATCAAGGCGCGCTGGGGCCGCGACGCAGACCGCGTGATCCCGGTCGCGGGCGAACTGGGCAAGCCGCGGCTCGGCATTTCCGACCAGGACGTCGCCGAGCTCAAGGGCAAGATCAAGCACTTCTTCCACCTCGCCGCGCTGTACGACCTCAAGGCCACCGCCGAGGAGCAGCTCGAGGCCAACGTCAACGGCACCCGCCACGCGGTCCAGTTCGCCGAGGCGGTCGAGGCCGGCATCTTCCACCACACCAGCTCGATCGCCGCCGCCGGCCTGTACGAGGGCGTGTTCTCGGAAGACATGTTCGACGAGGCCGGCAAGCTCAACCATCCCTACTTCCGCACCAAGCACGATTCGGAAGGCCTGGTGCGCAAGGAATGCAAGGTGCCCTGGCGCGTCTACCGCCCCGGCATCGTGGTCGGCAGCTCGCAAACGGGCGAGATCGACAAGATCGACGGCCCCTACTACTTCTTCAAGGTGCTGCAGAAGATGCGGCGCATCCTGCCGCCCTGGATGCCGGCGATCGGCATCGACGGCGGCCGCATCAACATCGTGCCGGTCGACTACGTGGTCGAGGCGATGGACCACATCGCCCACCTGAACGGCCATAACGGCAAGTGCTTCCACCTGACCGACCCGGACGCCAAGCGCGTCGGCGAGGTGCTGGCGATCTTCGCCGAGGCGGCCCACGCGCCCAAGCTGACCGTGCGGGTCAACCCGGCCATCTTCGGCTTCATCCCCTCGATGGTGCGCCAGGCGCTGACCTCGCTGACGCCGGTGCGCCGCGTGCGCGACGCGGTGATGAAGGACCTGGGCCTGCCGCCCGACGTGATGAACTTCGTCTCCTACCCGACCCGCTTCGACAGCCGCCAGACCCAGAAGCTGCTGGCCGGCACCGGCATCGCGGTGCCCAGGCTCGAGGACTACGCCTGGAAGCTGTGGGACTACTGGGAACGCCACCTCGACCCGGACCTGTTCATCGACCGCTCGCTGACCGGCGTGGCGCGCAACAAGGTGGTGCTGATCACCGGCGGCTCCTCCGGCATCGGCCAGGCCAGCGCGATGAAGCTGGCAGCCGCCGGCGCCAAGGTCATCATCGTGGCGCGCGACATGGAGAAGCTCGAGGCGACCAAGAAGGAGATCGAGGCCGAGGGCGGCCAGTGCTTCGTCTACTCGTGCGACCTGTCCAGCCTCGAGGCGATCGACGGCCTGGCCCAGCAGGTGCTGGCCGACCACGGCCACGTCGACGTGCTGATCAACAACGCCGGCCGTTCGATCCGCCGCGCCATCGAGAACAGCTACGACCGCTTCCACGACTTCGAGCGCACCATGCAGCTCAACTACTTCGGCAGCCTGCGGCTCACGCTGGCGCTGCTGCCGAGCATGAGCGCGCGCAAGTCGGGCCAGATCATCAACATCTCCTCGATCGGCGTGCTGACCAACTCGCCGCGCTTCTCAGCCTACGTCGCCTCCAAGGCGGCGCTCGACGCCTTCACGCGCTGCGCCTCGAGCGAGTTCTCCGACCGCGGCATCTACTTCACCACCATCAACATGCCGCTGGTGCGCACGCCGATGATCGCGCCGACCGACATCTACAAGAACATGCCCTTCATCATCAGCCCCGACGAGGCGGCCGACATGGTGGCGCAGGCAGTCATCTACAAGCCGGTGCGGGTGGCCTCGGGCCTCGGCATCTTCGGCCAGATGATCCATGCGCTGGCGCCGCGCGTGGCGCAGATCATCATGAACACCGCCTACCGCATGTTCCCCGATTCGTCGGCCGCCAAGGGCGAGAAGGAAGGCGGCCGGCAGGAGCTGAGCGCCGACCAGCTGGCCTTCATGCAGATCATGAAGGGCATCCACCTGTAG